Proteins from a genomic interval of Pseudomonas sp. RC10:
- a CDS encoding OprD family porin, protein MRMLSLSLIALAVSAGYVQSVEAAEAFVSDQADAKAFVEDAKLNVLLRNYYFNRDGKSGAGDRRDWSQAAMANFSSGFTPGTVGFGVDAYGWYGLKLDGGAGHSGTGNIPVDSSGNPEDEFATAGGAIKARISKTELKWGTMQPTAPVFAAGGTRLFPQTATGFSLQSSEIQGLDLEGGHFTAGNGPQHTSSSGELYASYAGVTTSSVDFVGGKYAINDSLSVQLYGSEFEDVWRQYYANANYVLAMPSDQSVTFDFNLYRTNDEGQAKAGEINNTTWSLAAAYSFLAGHTFTLAYQKVHGDEPFDYVSFGDNGPGTTGDSIFLANSVQYSDFNGPGEKSWQARYDLSMATYGVPGLSFMARYINGRDIDGTKMAADSPYRAYGYGEDGKHHETNLEAKYVIQDGPAKDLSFRIRQAWHRGNADQAEGDQNEFRLIVDYPISVL, encoded by the coding sequence ATGAGAATGCTAAGTCTGAGCTTGATCGCACTGGCGGTTTCAGCGGGATATGTCCAATCGGTGGAAGCCGCCGAGGCGTTTGTCAGTGACCAGGCCGATGCCAAGGCCTTCGTCGAGGACGCCAAACTCAACGTGCTGTTGCGCAACTATTACTTCAACCGGGATGGCAAGAGCGGTGCCGGGGATCGTCGGGACTGGTCCCAGGCGGCCATGGCCAACTTCAGCTCCGGTTTCACGCCCGGCACGGTCGGTTTCGGCGTCGATGCCTACGGCTGGTACGGCCTGAAACTCGACGGCGGCGCGGGCCACTCCGGCACGGGCAATATTCCGGTCGACAGCAGCGGCAACCCTGAAGACGAATTCGCCACCGCTGGCGGTGCAATCAAAGCGCGCATCTCCAAGACCGAACTCAAGTGGGGCACGATGCAGCCCACCGCGCCGGTTTTTGCGGCAGGCGGCACCCGGCTGTTCCCGCAGACCGCCACCGGTTTCAGCCTGCAAAGCAGCGAGATACAAGGGCTTGACCTTGAAGGCGGCCACTTCACCGCAGGCAACGGGCCGCAGCACACCAGCTCTAGCGGCGAGCTGTACGCCAGTTATGCCGGGGTGACCACGAGCAGCGTCGATTTCGTCGGTGGCAAGTACGCGATCAACGACAGCTTGTCCGTTCAGTTATACGGTTCCGAATTCGAAGACGTCTGGCGTCAGTACTACGCCAACGCCAACTACGTGCTGGCGATGCCCAGCGATCAGTCGGTGACCTTTGACTTCAACCTCTACCGCACCAACGACGAAGGTCAGGCCAAGGCTGGCGAAATCAATAACACCACCTGGTCGCTGGCGGCCGCCTACAGTTTTCTGGCGGGACACACCTTCACCCTCGCCTACCAGAAAGTCCATGGCGACGAGCCGTTCGACTACGTGTCTTTCGGCGACAACGGCCCGGGCACCACTGGCGACTCGATCTTCCTCGCCAACTCCGTGCAGTATTCAGACTTCAACGGCCCGGGCGAGAAATCGTGGCAAGCCCGGTATGACTTGTCGATGGCGACGTATGGCGTGCCCGGCTTGAGTTTCATGGCGCGTTACATTAACGGCCGCGACATCGACGGCACCAAAATGGCCGCCGACAGCCCCTACCGCGCCTATGGCTACGGTGAGGACGGCAAACATCACGAGACCAACCTGGAAGCCAAATACGTGATTCAGGACGGCCCGGCGAAGGATCTGTCATTCCGCATCCGCCAGGCCTGGCATCGCGGCAACGCCGATCAGGCCGAGGGGGATCAGAACGAATTTCGCCTGATCGTCGACTACCCCATTTCTGTCCTCTAA
- a CDS encoding antibiotic biosynthesis monooxygenase: MTLETCNTVRIHAAHGRSQELGEYLASVVKNLPSVSGCLSSTLNRDEADQDLWIIDVRWPSCEVMAAHFAKPSNEGLNGLLSNCFVRQVAFESDAEHCNFPTSR; the protein is encoded by the coding sequence ATGACCCTGGAAACCTGCAACACCGTTCGGATTCACGCCGCTCATGGCCGCTCTCAAGAACTGGGCGAGTACCTGGCCAGTGTCGTCAAAAACCTCCCTTCCGTGTCCGGCTGCCTGAGCAGCACCCTCAACCGCGACGAAGCAGACCAGGATCTGTGGATCATCGACGTGCGCTGGCCGTCCTGCGAAGTCATGGCCGCCCACTTCGCCAAACCGAGCAATGAAGGCTTGAACGGCTTGCTAAGCAACTGCTTCGTGCGTCAGGTGGCGTTTGAGAGCGACGCTGAACATTGCAACTTTCCAACAAGCCGTTGA
- the pstS gene encoding phosphate ABC transporter substrate-binding protein PstS: MNLLTKTRLSLLLASMALSGMAHATDVTGAGSSFVFPVISKWATEYSAKSGNKVNYQSIGSGGGIAQIKAATVDFGASDAPLKAEDLQAAGLGQFPSVIGGIVPVINVEGIETGKLELSGKVLADIFQGKITKWNDPAIVALNKGVKLPETAITVVHRSDGSGTSFNFTNYLSKVSPDWKAGPGEGSAVQWPVGVGGKGNEGVAAYVKQIKGSIGYVEFAYAKTNNISYVKLENAAGKTVEPSAKAFAAAAATADWASAKDFNLIMTNAPGAEAWPITATTWIIMYKQPKKAEESKAAFDFFKWSLESGQAQAESLDYVPLPKELVSKIETYWKAEFK; the protein is encoded by the coding sequence GTGAATCTGCTGACAAAAACACGCCTGTCACTCCTGCTGGCTTCGATGGCCTTGTCCGGAATGGCACACGCTACGGACGTCACTGGTGCTGGTTCGAGCTTCGTGTTCCCAGTCATCTCGAAATGGGCGACCGAGTACAGCGCAAAGTCCGGCAACAAAGTTAACTACCAGTCGATCGGTTCCGGCGGCGGTATCGCACAAATCAAGGCAGCCACCGTTGACTTCGGTGCTTCCGACGCCCCCCTGAAAGCCGAAGACCTGCAGGCTGCTGGCCTGGGTCAGTTCCCAAGCGTGATCGGCGGTATCGTTCCAGTCATCAACGTTGAAGGCATCGAAACCGGCAAGCTGGAACTGAGCGGCAAAGTTTTGGCTGACATCTTCCAGGGCAAGATCACCAAGTGGAACGATCCAGCCATCGTTGCGCTGAACAAAGGCGTGAAACTGCCAGAAACCGCGATCACCGTGGTTCACCGTTCGGACGGTTCGGGTACTTCGTTCAACTTCACCAACTACCTGAGCAAAGTCAGCCCGGACTGGAAAGCCGGTCCTGGCGAAGGTTCGGCTGTTCAGTGGCCAGTCGGTGTGGGTGGCAAGGGTAACGAAGGTGTGGCTGCTTACGTGAAGCAGATCAAGGGTTCGATCGGCTACGTGGAATTCGCCTACGCCAAGACCAACAACATTTCCTACGTCAAGCTGGAAAACGCTGCTGGCAAAACGGTCGAGCCTAGCGCCAAAGCGTTCGCCGCTGCCGCTGCTACTGCTGACTGGGCAAGCGCCAAGGACTTCAACCTGATCATGACCAACGCCCCGGGCGCTGAGGCATGGCCAATCACTGCCACCACCTGGATCATCATGTACAAGCAGCCGAAGAAGGCTGAAGAAAGCAAAGCCGCTTTCGACTTCTTCAAGTGGTCTCTGGAAAGCGGTCAGGCTCAAGCCGAGTCGCTGGACTACGTTCCACTGCCTAAAGAGCTGGTCAGCAAGATCGAAACCTACTGGAAAGCCGAGTTCAAGTAA
- the pstC gene encoding phosphate ABC transporter permease subunit PstC, translating into MTENTQYMSAVIPDAESESEKRAARDHRHDAWFRRTMLGAALLVLLLLASIAGSTLWGGALAFKTFGFEFLTSTEWDPVAGHFGALVPIYGTLVTSFLALLIAVPVSFGIAIFLTEVAPPWLRTPIASAVELLAGIPSIIYGMWGLFVFGPFMAAYLAPWINDNLGALPLIGPVFQGPPLGIGMLTAGIVLAIMITPFITSVMTEVFRSVPVALKESAYALGGTTWEVVWDIVLPYTRSAVVGGVFLGLGRALGETMAVTFVLGNAHQFSASLMMPSSSIASVIANEFSEAYTDLHRSSLIALGFLLFVVTFIVLAIARLMLSRLSRKEGL; encoded by the coding sequence ATGACTGAGAACACCCAATATATGTCCGCTGTGATTCCGGATGCTGAATCCGAGAGCGAAAAACGCGCGGCCCGCGATCACCGACACGACGCCTGGTTCCGGCGCACGATGCTGGGAGCGGCTCTGTTGGTGCTGCTGTTGCTGGCGAGCATCGCTGGCTCGACGCTCTGGGGCGGTGCCCTGGCGTTTAAAACCTTTGGCTTCGAATTTCTTACCAGTACCGAATGGGACCCGGTCGCCGGTCATTTCGGCGCATTAGTGCCAATCTACGGCACGCTGGTCACCTCTTTCCTCGCGCTGCTGATCGCCGTTCCGGTGAGTTTCGGCATCGCGATTTTTCTGACTGAAGTGGCGCCGCCCTGGCTGCGCACACCGATTGCTTCCGCTGTCGAGTTGCTGGCGGGCATCCCCTCCATCATCTACGGCATGTGGGGCCTGTTCGTCTTCGGCCCCTTCATGGCGGCCTACCTGGCGCCCTGGATCAACGACAACCTCGGCGCATTGCCGCTGATCGGTCCGGTCTTCCAAGGCCCGCCGCTCGGCATCGGCATGCTCACCGCCGGTATCGTGCTGGCGATCATGATCACGCCGTTCATTACCTCCGTCATGACGGAAGTGTTCCGCAGCGTGCCAGTGGCCCTGAAAGAGTCGGCCTACGCACTGGGCGGCACGACTTGGGAAGTGGTCTGGGACATCGTCCTGCCCTACACCCGCTCGGCGGTGGTCGGCGGCGTCTTTCTGGGGCTGGGTCGCGCACTGGGTGAAACCATGGCCGTGACGTTCGTACTGGGTAACGCCCACCAGTTCTCCGCATCACTGATGATGCCAAGCAGTTCGATTGCGTCTGTGATCGCCAACGAATTCAGTGAGGCGTACACCGACCTGCATCGCTCGTCGCTGATCGCCCTGGGCTTCTTGCTGTTCGTTGTTACGTTCATCGTGCTGGCCATTGCCCGCCTGATGCTGTCCCGTCTGTCGCGCAAGGAGGGCCTATGA
- the pstA gene encoding phosphate ABC transporter permease PstA, producing MSKVDNENLYRMRAFKNKLAMVLSCGATVFGLLWLVWILITTLVNGFQALNLRLFTEMTPPPGAEGGLANAFYGSFLMSGIGLLIGTPIGLMAGIWLAEFARHTKLGNAVRFINDILLSAPSIVLGLFVYTAVILPISAVTDHRIGFSAFAGALALALLVIPVVVRTTDEMLQLQPATMREAALALGVPQWKLTLQIVLRAARAGVITGILLALARITGETAPLLFTAFGNQFWSGNLLKPIASIPVVIFQYAMSPFDDWHSLAWAGALIMTLFVLLLSLSSRLLLLRNKAS from the coding sequence ATGAGTAAGGTCGACAACGAAAACCTGTATCGGATGCGGGCTTTCAAAAACAAGCTGGCGATGGTCCTGAGTTGCGGCGCGACCGTGTTCGGTCTGCTGTGGCTGGTGTGGATTCTGATCACCACCCTGGTCAACGGTTTCCAGGCGCTGAACCTGCGCCTGTTCACCGAAATGACCCCGCCGCCAGGCGCTGAGGGCGGTCTGGCCAACGCGTTCTACGGCAGCTTCCTGATGTCCGGCATCGGTCTGTTGATCGGCACCCCTATCGGCCTGATGGCCGGTATCTGGCTGGCGGAATTCGCGCGCCACACCAAGCTGGGCAACGCCGTTCGCTTCATCAACGACATCTTGCTGTCGGCGCCGTCGATCGTACTCGGTCTGTTTGTCTACACCGCCGTGATCCTGCCGATCAGTGCCGTGACCGACCACCGCATAGGCTTTTCGGCCTTCGCCGGTGCGCTCGCTCTGGCGTTGCTGGTGATTCCGGTCGTGGTGCGTACCACCGACGAAATGCTGCAACTGCAACCGGCGACCATGCGTGAAGCGGCGCTGGCCCTTGGCGTTCCGCAGTGGAAACTGACCCTGCAGATCGTCCTGCGTGCCGCCCGTGCCGGTGTCATCACCGGTATCTTGCTGGCCCTGGCGCGCATCACCGGCGAGACCGCGCCGTTGCTGTTCACAGCATTTGGTAACCAGTTCTGGAGCGGTAACCTGCTCAAGCCGATCGCCAGCATTCCCGTCGTGATTTTCCAGTACGCCATGAGCCCGTTCGATGACTGGCACTCACTGGCCTGGGCCGGTGCCCTGATCATGACCCTGTTCGTACTGTTGCTGAGCCTCAGCTCCCGTCTCCTTCTTCTGCGCAATAAGGCATCCTGA
- the pstB gene encoding phosphate ABC transporter ATP-binding protein PstB: MNNLSLADEKTKIQVRNLDFYYNGHQSLKSINMTIPEKRITAIIGPSGCGKSTMLRVFNRIYSMYPKLEAKGEVLLNGENILAPGYSMNRLRSHVGMVFQKPVPFPMSIYDNISYAVKHHEKLSRREMEERVEEALRGAALWDEVKDKLKQSAQSLSGGQQQRLCIARTIALRPQVLLLDEPTSALDPISTGRIEQLITELKEQFTVVIVTHNMQQAARCSDYTAFMFLGELIEHGDTDTIFTKPTKTQTEDYITGRFG, from the coding sequence ATGAATAACCTTTCGCTTGCCGACGAAAAAACCAAGATCCAGGTTCGCAACCTCGACTTCTACTACAACGGCCACCAGTCGTTGAAGTCCATCAACATGACCATTCCCGAGAAGCGCATCACGGCGATCATCGGCCCGTCGGGTTGCGGCAAGTCGACCATGCTGCGTGTGTTCAACCGGATCTACTCGATGTACCCGAAGCTGGAAGCCAAGGGCGAAGTGCTGCTCAACGGCGAAAACATTCTGGCGCCGGGCTACTCGATGAACCGTTTGCGCAGCCACGTTGGCATGGTGTTCCAGAAGCCGGTGCCGTTCCCGATGTCGATCTACGACAACATTTCGTATGCCGTGAAGCACCACGAAAAGCTGTCGCGTCGTGAGATGGAAGAGCGTGTCGAAGAAGCCCTGCGCGGGGCCGCGCTGTGGGATGAAGTGAAAGACAAGCTCAAGCAAAGCGCTCAGAGCCTGTCCGGTGGTCAGCAGCAGCGTCTGTGCATCGCCCGCACCATCGCACTGCGCCCGCAAGTGCTGCTGTTGGACGAACCGACTTCGGCACTCGACCCGATCTCCACCGGTCGCATCGAGCAACTGATCACGGAGCTGAAAGAACAGTTCACGGTGGTTATCGTGACCCACAACATGCAACAGGCCGCGCGCTGCTCGGACTACACCGCGTTCATGTTCCTGGGCGAGTTGATCGAACACGGCGACACCGACACCATCTTCACCAAGCCGACCAAGACCCAGACCGAAGATTACATCACCGGTCGTTTCGGCTGA
- a CDS encoding LysR substrate-binding domain-containing protein yields MNRNELRKADINLMVVFETLMQERNVTRAAEKLFLGQPTISAALNRLRALFNDPLFIRVGHRMEPTARANEIIHHLSPALDAMSVALSLTRDFDPASSDMTFRIGLSDDVEYSLLPPLLRAIRQEAPGVVIVIQQVSYWNVSELLMSGEITVGVCLTRELPANAKRKLLRSVQPMVVRADDSPEPLTLDEYCSRPHVVVSHVANISSFADEWLAAIGRKRKAVLSVPQYSTLPALMAGTDLLCNLPDHLTLAMGNSGLLRGEPLPFITPNLELSMVWLSVMDTDPAERWLRKRLEQFMGDYSPIPPLPKG; encoded by the coding sequence ATGAATCGCAACGAGCTGCGCAAGGCCGACATCAACCTGATGGTGGTGTTCGAGACCTTGATGCAAGAGCGCAACGTGACCCGAGCCGCCGAGAAGCTGTTCCTTGGCCAGCCCACCATCAGCGCCGCCCTGAACCGGCTTCGAGCGTTGTTCAACGATCCCTTGTTCATCCGCGTTGGCCATCGCATGGAACCCACGGCCCGCGCTAACGAGATCATCCATCACCTCTCGCCGGCGCTGGACGCGATGTCGGTGGCGCTGAGCCTGACCCGCGACTTCGATCCCGCCAGCAGCGACATGACCTTCCGCATCGGTCTGTCCGACGATGTCGAATACAGCCTGTTGCCGCCCCTGTTGCGCGCCATTCGCCAGGAAGCACCGGGCGTCGTGATCGTCATTCAGCAGGTCAGCTACTGGAATGTCTCCGAATTGCTCATGTCCGGTGAGATCACGGTCGGTGTGTGCCTGACCCGCGAACTTCCGGCCAACGCCAAGCGCAAGTTGCTGCGCAGCGTGCAGCCGATGGTGGTGCGGGCAGACGATTCGCCCGAACCCTTGACCCTGGACGAATACTGCTCACGGCCGCATGTGGTGGTTTCTCACGTGGCGAACATTTCAAGCTTCGCGGATGAGTGGCTGGCGGCCATCGGGCGCAAGCGCAAGGCCGTCCTGTCTGTGCCGCAATACAGCACCCTGCCCGCTCTGATGGCCGGGACCGACCTGTTGTGCAACCTGCCGGATCATCTGACGTTGGCGATGGGCAATTCGGGACTATTGAGGGGGGAGCCGCTGCCGTTCATTACCCCGAACCTGGAGCTGTCGATGGTCTGGCTGAGCGTGATGGACACTGATCCGGCCGAGCGCTGGCTGCGCAAGCGACTGGAGCAGTTCATGGGGGATTACAGCCCGATTCCGCCGCTGCCCAAAGGCTGA
- a CDS encoding SDR family oxidoreductase, with amino-acid sequence MQISLKGQVALVTGASSGLGLGAARGLAASGAAVVVNYHSQPEPAEKLVDEILKAGGQAIAVRADVSKEEEVEALFAETLKAFGRLDILLANSGLQKDAPIAELSLDDWNTVISVNLTGQFLCARAALRQFAKQEIRPEISRALGKIIHMSSVHQVIPWAGHVNYAASKGGVDLLMRSIAQEVGEQRIRVNSIAPGAIRTAINTKATTGDAEKALLKLIPYGRVGEAEDVANAVVWLASDASDYVHGTTLFIDGGMSLYPEFRNNG; translated from the coding sequence ATGCAGATTTCCTTGAAAGGCCAGGTCGCGCTGGTAACCGGTGCCAGCTCTGGCTTGGGCCTGGGCGCGGCCCGAGGGCTGGCGGCTTCCGGCGCCGCGGTCGTGGTCAATTACCACTCCCAACCCGAACCCGCAGAAAAACTGGTAGATGAGATATTGAAAGCAGGCGGCCAAGCCATTGCCGTCCGCGCCGACGTGTCGAAAGAGGAGGAGGTCGAGGCCCTGTTCGCCGAAACCCTCAAGGCGTTCGGTCGGCTGGACATCCTGCTCGCCAACTCGGGCCTGCAAAAAGATGCCCCTATTGCCGAACTCAGCCTCGACGACTGGAACACCGTGATCAGCGTCAACCTCACCGGCCAGTTTCTCTGCGCCCGTGCGGCGTTGCGCCAGTTCGCCAAACAGGAAATCCGCCCCGAGATTTCCCGCGCACTGGGCAAGATCATTCATATGAGTTCCGTGCACCAGGTGATTCCTTGGGCCGGGCATGTCAACTACGCCGCCTCTAAAGGCGGAGTGGACCTGCTGATGCGCTCCATTGCCCAGGAAGTCGGCGAGCAGCGCATCCGCGTCAACAGCATCGCGCCGGGAGCCATTCGCACGGCGATCAACACCAAGGCCACCACCGGCGATGCTGAGAAAGCACTCCTGAAACTGATCCCCTACGGCCGCGTGGGCGAAGCCGAAGACGTCGCCAACGCCGTGGTCTGGCTAGCCTCCGACGCCTCCGATTACGTGCACGGCACGACGCTGTTCATTGATGGCGGCATGAGCCTGTACCCGGAGTTCCGCAACAATGGCTGA
- a CDS encoding glycoside hydrolase family 15 protein, whose translation MAEPSRTQHDPRDEPQNAIENHGIIGDMRSAALVADTGSIDFCCWPDFDSPSIFTALLDTPDAGIFQLSPILPDARRQQLYLPETNVLMTRWIAKDAVVEVTDLMPIADEVEDLPRLVRRIHVRHGTTKVRMLCRVRHDYSRAETTAQMEGKDVRFEAQGQPAMRLCATVDLSLDGHAAIAEFEMKQGDIVEFMLGGADDENVRATQCDCDLKSTVDYWQHWSRHSNYRGRWRETVNRSALALKLLTSRKHGGIVAAATFGLPEEEGGERNWDYRYTWIRDASFTVYAFMRLGYTDEANAFMHWVRERMGDCCDDSTKLGILYSLAGQEELPEENLTHLSGYGGATPVRIGNEAYKQTQLDIYGELLDAVYLANKYGEAISHEGWKHATRLVNELCENWRSKDVGIWEMRGDDQHFLHSRLMCWVALDRALRLSFKRSLPAPFERWTNERQAIHDDIWENFWDADLGHFVQHKGSKNLDASMLLMPLVRFVGASDPKWLQTLDAIERTLVRDGMVFRYRNDDDYGDGLDGLDGDEGAFVACSFWYVECLARAGRVEQAHLEFEQLLRYANPLGLYAEEFDTHGHHLGNTPQALSHLALISAATFLDRKLEGSQTLWQP comes from the coding sequence ATGGCTGAGCCTTCCCGCACGCAACACGACCCGCGTGACGAGCCGCAGAATGCCATCGAGAACCACGGCATCATCGGCGACATGCGCAGCGCCGCATTGGTGGCCGATACCGGCAGCATCGACTTCTGCTGCTGGCCGGATTTCGACAGCCCGAGCATCTTCACTGCGCTGTTGGACACCCCGGACGCCGGGATCTTCCAGCTGTCGCCCATCCTTCCCGACGCACGCCGTCAGCAGTTGTACCTGCCTGAAACCAATGTGTTGATGACCCGCTGGATCGCCAAGGATGCCGTGGTCGAAGTCACCGATCTGATGCCCATCGCTGACGAAGTCGAGGACCTGCCACGGCTGGTGCGGCGCATTCACGTGCGCCATGGCACGACGAAAGTGCGGATGCTGTGCCGCGTCCGCCACGACTACAGCCGCGCGGAAACCACCGCGCAGATGGAGGGCAAGGACGTGCGCTTCGAAGCCCAGGGCCAACCGGCCATGCGCCTCTGCGCTACGGTGGACCTGTCGCTGGACGGACACGCCGCCATTGCCGAATTTGAGATGAAGCAGGGCGATATCGTCGAATTCATGCTCGGCGGGGCGGACGACGAAAACGTCCGCGCCACGCAATGCGATTGCGACCTCAAAAGCACCGTCGATTACTGGCAGCACTGGAGCCGCCACTCCAATTACCGGGGTCGTTGGCGCGAGACCGTCAACCGCTCCGCGCTGGCCCTCAAGCTCCTGACCTCGCGCAAGCATGGCGGCATCGTCGCGGCGGCCACGTTCGGGCTGCCGGAAGAAGAGGGCGGCGAGCGCAACTGGGACTACCGCTACACCTGGATTCGTGACGCGTCGTTCACGGTCTACGCCTTCATGCGCCTGGGCTACACCGACGAAGCCAACGCGTTCATGCACTGGGTCCGCGAGCGCATGGGCGACTGCTGCGACGACTCGACCAAGCTCGGCATTCTCTACTCCCTCGCGGGCCAGGAGGAACTGCCCGAAGAAAACCTGACGCACCTGTCCGGCTACGGCGGCGCGACCCCGGTGCGCATCGGCAATGAAGCCTACAAGCAAACGCAGCTCGATATTTACGGCGAGCTGCTGGACGCCGTGTACCTGGCCAACAAATACGGCGAGGCCATCTCCCACGAAGGCTGGAAGCACGCCACTCGATTGGTCAACGAACTCTGCGAAAACTGGCGCAGCAAGGACGTCGGCATCTGGGAAATGCGCGGCGACGACCAGCATTTCCTGCACTCGCGACTGATGTGCTGGGTGGCGCTGGATCGCGCGCTTCGTCTGTCGTTCAAGCGTTCGCTGCCTGCGCCGTTCGAGCGCTGGACCAACGAGCGTCAGGCCATTCACGACGACATCTGGGAAAACTTCTGGGACGCCGACCTGGGGCATTTCGTCCAGCACAAAGGCAGCAAAAACCTCGACGCCTCGATGCTGCTCATGCCGCTGGTGCGGTTCGTCGGCGCCAGCGACCCGAAATGGCTGCAAACCCTCGACGCCATCGAACGCACCCTGGTGCGCGACGGCATGGTCTTCCGCTACCGCAATGACGATGATTACGGCGACGGCCTCGACGGCCTCGACGGCGATGAAGGCGCGTTCGTCGCCTGCTCGTTCTGGTACGTCGAATGCCTGGCCCGCGCCGGGCGCGTGGAGCAGGCGCACCTTGAATTCGAACAGTTGCTGCGCTACGCCAATCCTTTGGGCCTCTACGCGGAAGAGTTCGACACCCATGGTCATCACCTCGGCAACACCCCGCAGGCGCTGAGCCACTTGGCCCTCATCAGCGCCGCCACCTTCCTCGACCGCAAACTCGAAGGCAGCCAGACCCTCTGGCAACCCTGA
- a CDS encoding DUF2945 domain-containing protein: MTHKFKKGDHVRWNSDVGHVVGVVTKVHTKDVEFMGKHRPASEDEPQYEVKSDKTGHLAMHKEGALVNV, translated from the coding sequence ATGACCCATAAATTTAAAAAAGGCGATCACGTGCGCTGGAACTCAGACGTGGGGCATGTGGTGGGGGTGGTCACCAAGGTGCACACCAAGGATGTTGAGTTCATGGGCAAACACCGCCCTGCGTCGGAAGATGAGCCGCAATATGAAGTGAAGAGCGACAAGACCGGGCATCTGGCGATGCATAAGGAAGGGGCGTTGGTCAACGTCTGA
- a CDS encoding DUF2723 domain-containing protein, giving the protein MVAAVRNRSMLISALLMIGAILASFLASSGPIQWMDNGMFLADASQGHFFSQTLGPLDHPLYLFVSTALFAGFGPLVLSFMNSLLLIPLGWAIYRLAKGVGATTQQALIAVAAAVLCHCVFWVSTKAEVYILHTVLVIFAYMIQFNDKQRLGVMPALFLIGVLTGLAAAIHQLTFIVLFPLYVQMLWQHKARILITVPGFVVGFGVAIPGVINEMHNGLSLYDIGHRYLIGIPDRTTEQSWQGSLFRFDDMWHEKNSVVLLMLSLIGPQLVGLLLFPKRPAVRVLWAAAMMNFIFAVSYNVTDRFTFFLPGAVLLSIIGVIQLYALLPRNATGLATASPLAAPVVILAVFAVYASGAIQLPVHKETLPFRDDIHYFMVPYLTDRSAEEFVRSYEISAPEGALIIADWTPNGALRSAQASGLLKGRTFELCEEVQDIDAYLKGPGAYLARTSYCGMIADRFTLETLPVGYELRVK; this is encoded by the coding sequence ATGGTGGCAGCCGTACGCAATCGATCAATGCTGATTTCCGCGCTGTTGATGATCGGGGCGATTCTCGCCAGCTTTCTCGCGTCAAGCGGGCCCATCCAGTGGATGGACAACGGCATGTTCCTCGCCGATGCGTCCCAAGGCCATTTCTTCAGCCAAACCCTTGGCCCGCTGGACCACCCGCTTTATCTATTCGTGAGCACCGCGCTGTTTGCCGGCTTCGGGCCGCTGGTCTTGAGCTTCATGAATTCGCTGTTGTTGATCCCGCTGGGCTGGGCGATCTACCGCCTGGCCAAAGGGGTCGGCGCCACCACCCAGCAGGCGCTGATCGCCGTGGCCGCTGCCGTGCTGTGTCATTGCGTGTTCTGGGTCTCGACCAAGGCCGAGGTCTACATCCTGCACACGGTGCTGGTGATCTTCGCCTACATGATCCAGTTCAACGACAAACAGCGACTGGGCGTGATGCCCGCGCTGTTCCTGATCGGCGTATTGACCGGCCTCGCCGCTGCGATTCACCAACTGACCTTCATCGTATTGTTCCCGCTGTACGTGCAGATGCTCTGGCAGCACAAGGCGCGGATTCTCATCACCGTGCCGGGTTTCGTGGTGGGTTTCGGGGTGGCAATCCCCGGCGTCATCAACGAAATGCATAACGGGCTGAGCCTCTACGACATCGGCCATCGTTACCTGATCGGCATCCCCGACCGGACCACCGAGCAGAGCTGGCAAGGCTCGCTGTTCCGCTTCGACGACATGTGGCACGAGAAAAACTCGGTGGTGTTGCTGATGCTGTCGCTGATCGGCCCGCAACTCGTCGGCCTGCTTCTGTTTCCCAAGCGTCCGGCGGTGCGGGTGCTGTGGGCGGCGGCAATGATGAACTTCATCTTCGCGGTCTCCTACAACGTCACCGACCGCTTCACGTTCTTCCTGCCAGGGGCCGTGCTGCTGAGCATCATCGGCGTGATTCAGCTGTACGCCCTGCTGCCGCGCAACGCCACAGGTCTTGCCACCGCCTCGCCCCTCGCCGCGCCCGTGGTCATCCTCGCGGTGTTCGCCGTTTACGCCAGTGGCGCCATTCAGCTGCCCGTGCACAAGGAAACCCTGCCGTTTCGCGACGACATTCACTACTTCATGGTGCCGTACCTGACCGACCGCTCCGCCGAAGAGTTCGTGCGCAGCTACGAAATCTCCGCCCCCGAAGGCGCCCTCATCATCGCCGATTGGACCCCCAACGGCGCGTTGCGCTCGGCCCAGGCCAGTGGCTTGCTGAAGGGAAGGACGTTTGAGTTGTGTGAGGAAGTGCAGGATATTGATGCGTATTTGAAAGGGCCAGGGGCGTATCTGGCGCGGACGAGTTACTGCGGGATGATTGCGGATCGGTTTACGTTGGAGACGTTGCCGGTGGGGTATGAGTTGCGGGTGAAGTAG